Within the Verrucomicrobiia bacterium genome, the region CTTCAACATGGATTGATAGATGAGCGCCCGGCCCTCATCCGGCACATGCGGGTCTTGGCGGCCCCAGATCATCATCATCTCGCCGCGCACTTCCTTCATGCGGTCGATGGTGTCGTCCTTCATGCCTTGACCGAGGCTGCGTTTATGGATGTCCGTAGCGTAGAAGCAGACCGTCGCTTGCACATCGGGATTCAACGCCGCGCGAAAGGCGAGGTGACCGCCGATGCAGATGCCCATCACGCCGAGATTGCCGGTGCAATGCGGATTCGCGAGCAACGCATCCAAGGCGCAGCGTGCATCAGCATCGTAGCCTGACAACGGCTTGGTGATCTTCAATTCATTGCCGCGATTCGCGCCTGCTTGGTCGTAAGGCAGAACTGTTCCAGCAGGCTCGAACTCATGATAGATCTCCGGCACGGCCACGACGAAGCCGTGTCCCGCGAGAATGGCTGCGGTGCGACGGATCGGCCCCGTTACTTGAAAGATTTCTGAGTAGAGCAAAATGCCCGGGTAACGGCCTGGTGCAGCCGGGCGGAAGATGTAGGTGCGCATCGGCCCGGTGGGCGTGATCACGTCCTCTAACTCGTTCTCGATGATCGTCATGGTGTCTCCAGCTTGGTGTGTTTTTGGCGGATTGGCTGGCAGCAACTTAAGTAACCGTCTCTCTACAGCGGGTCAACGTTTCAGTGGTTTTTACTGCGGTTTTGATGAGATTTTCGAGAGATTAAACTTTTCTTGCTCTCGATGGCCGCCATGTGGCCTTAGAGGGGGTGGCCGTTCGTCTTACGCTGCTACGTGTCGTGCCTGACGCTTCGGGCCGGTGAGCTTTTCACGCGATGGCGTGGGATGCTTTTCTTCGGAGAGATAGGGGCGCAGGAATTCTGGTTTATCTTTGCGACCGGCGCGTTGGAAGTCATGCCAGAGCGAGAGGGCCACGGCTTCAATCGGCATGGCTCGCACGGTGGTGAGGAACTCGAAGAGGAACTCCATCAAACGGGGCAGGGCGATCTGGTTCGTGCGGCCGACGCGTTGATACAGCCACTCGGTCCATTCGAGGAATGCGTGGAAGGCGGAGGGTTGCTCGTGCCAGATGA harbors:
- a CDS encoding dienelactone hydrolase family protein yields the protein MTIIENELEDVITPTGPMRTYIFRPAAPGRYPGILLYSEIFQVTGPIRRTAAILAGHGFVVAVPEIYHEFEPAGTVLPYDQAGANRGNELKITKPLSGYDADARCALDALLANPHCTGNLGVMGICIGGHLAFRAALNPDVQATVCFYATDIHKRSLGQGMKDDTIDRMKEVRGEMMMIWGRQDPHVPDEGRALIYQSMLKAGIHFTWHEFNGQHAFLRDEGHRYDPALALQCYQMVTGLFKRKLGEGDQRVHIESGPAESKH